In Hahella sp. KA22, one genomic interval encodes:
- the mreC gene encoding rod shape-determining protein MreC produces MFVEGPFLGARMILVAVLSIAIGFADYHLDLLSSLRETLATLVAPVQWVVSAPSDVVDWTEDAVKSRRDLQQENDALRNRLLILEAKSQRLASLTAEVNRLRELLNASSVVDDSVLVSEIIGINPDPYMHEVVVNKGSDDGVYVGQPMLDSQGLMGQVTQVSPLTSRVLLISDSNHAVPIQVNRNGVRGILVGSGVLDRLQLINVPDTADIVVGDLLVSSGLGGKFPAGYPVAKVTAVVHDPGEPFARIEAHPLSELNRSRHVLLVFKKKSSEAGDRVSDEPSPEETQ; encoded by the coding sequence ATCTTCGTTGAAGGCCCATTTTTAGGCGCACGAATGATATTGGTGGCTGTGCTCTCCATCGCCATCGGATTTGCGGATTATCACCTCGATCTCTTATCTTCGTTACGCGAAACGCTGGCGACTCTCGTCGCCCCTGTGCAATGGGTTGTCAGCGCTCCTTCCGACGTGGTCGACTGGACTGAAGACGCGGTTAAATCACGCCGCGATTTACAGCAGGAAAATGACGCGCTGCGCAACAGGCTTTTGATTCTTGAGGCAAAGTCGCAGCGTCTGGCGTCTTTGACTGCGGAAGTTAATCGTCTGCGTGAGTTGCTGAATGCTTCGTCTGTGGTGGATGATTCTGTGCTGGTGTCCGAGATCATCGGCATCAACCCTGATCCTTATATGCATGAGGTGGTCGTCAACAAAGGTTCTGACGACGGCGTTTACGTCGGGCAGCCTATGCTCGATTCGCAAGGTTTGATGGGGCAGGTGACGCAAGTGTCGCCGTTGACCTCCCGTGTTCTTCTGATTTCCGATAGTAATCATGCCGTGCCGATTCAGGTTAATCGCAACGGGGTGCGCGGCATACTTGTCGGCTCCGGCGTATTGGACCGGCTGCAACTGATAAACGTTCCCGATACCGCTGATATTGTTGTTGGCGACTTGTTGGTGAGTTCCGGCTTGGGTGGAAAATTCCCGGCGGGCTATCCCGTTGCGAAAGTCACTGCGGTGGTGCATGACCCGGGAGAACCCTTTGCTCGAATCGAAGCGCACCCGTTATCTGAATTGAATCGCAGCAGACACGTTTTGCTGGTGTTCAAGAAGAAATCGTCGGAGGCGGGAGACAGGGTTTCCGACGAACCTTCGCCTGAAGAAACTCAGTAG
- a CDS encoding PilZ domain-containing protein produces the protein MQRNLRHHLRIPTDFVAHITTRDQRECDAAIHNISRTGLMLECDRCILETLTPNALNFAPLRPVCINIRFTLPLGKKDVVEVETEMLVIYTRRLARNAFHVGLQFKELTPEQTHQLEQYIAENKLR, from the coding sequence ATGCAAAGAAATCTGAGGCATCATCTGCGCATTCCAACGGATTTCGTCGCACATATCACTACACGCGACCAACGGGAATGCGACGCGGCCATCCACAACATTTCCAGAACAGGCCTCATGCTTGAATGCGATCGCTGCATCTTGGAGACGTTGACGCCAAATGCCTTAAATTTTGCGCCATTACGGCCAGTCTGCATCAACATTCGCTTCACTCTGCCTCTGGGCAAGAAAGATGTTGTCGAAGTAGAGACAGAGATGCTGGTCATATACACTCGCCGACTGGCTCGTAACGCCTTTCACGTAGGCTTACAATTTAAAGAGTTGACGCCAGAGCAAACCCACCAACTTGAGCAGTATATCGCCGAGAATAAGCTGCGTTAG
- a CDS encoding rod shape-determining protein: MFKRLRGLFSSDLSIDLGTANTLIYVRGRGIVLNEPSVVAIRNQGAQKSVAAVGAEAKRMLGRTPGNITAIRPLKDGVIADFHVTEKMLQHFIHKVHENSFITPSPRVLVCIPSRSTQVERKAIRESALGAGAREVFLIEEPMAAAIGAGLPVEEANGSMVVDIGGGTTEIAIISLNGIVYADSVRVGGDKFDEAITAYVRRNYGSLIGDATAERIKQEIGCAYEGLELREIDVRGRNLAEGVPRSFTLNSEEILEALQEALATIVQAVKSALEQSPPELASDIAERGIVLTGGGALLRGLDSLLTEETGLPVIVADDPLTCVARGGGRALEVIDKRGSGLFFME; the protein is encoded by the coding sequence ATGTTTAAACGATTACGTGGTTTGTTTTCCAGCGATCTTTCGATCGATCTGGGGACCGCCAATACACTGATTTATGTTCGTGGAAGAGGAATTGTGCTCAATGAGCCCTCTGTGGTCGCAATTCGTAACCAGGGCGCACAGAAAAGCGTTGCGGCGGTAGGCGCCGAAGCGAAGAGGATGCTGGGACGGACGCCGGGCAACATTACCGCGATCCGACCATTGAAAGACGGCGTCATCGCCGATTTCCACGTTACTGAAAAGATGCTCCAGCACTTTATCCACAAAGTGCATGAAAACAGTTTCATCACCCCCAGTCCTCGCGTACTGGTTTGTATCCCCAGTCGATCCACCCAGGTTGAGCGTAAAGCAATTCGAGAGTCCGCCCTTGGCGCGGGCGCCAGAGAAGTATTTTTGATTGAAGAGCCTATGGCGGCGGCCATTGGCGCCGGTCTGCCTGTTGAAGAAGCGAACGGCTCCATGGTGGTGGATATCGGTGGTGGAACCACTGAAATCGCCATTATCTCCCTGAATGGTATTGTGTACGCCGACTCGGTAAGAGTGGGGGGAGACAAATTTGACGAGGCGATTACCGCGTATGTGCGCCGCAATTACGGTAGTTTGATTGGCGACGCCACCGCAGAGCGAATCAAACAGGAAATCGGTTGCGCATACGAAGGTCTGGAGCTGCGTGAAATCGACGTACGTGGCCGCAACCTCGCGGAAGGGGTTCCCCGTAGTTTCACTTTGAACAGCGAAGAAATCCTCGAAGCGCTGCAAGAAGCTTTGGCCACCATCGTGCAGGCGGTCAAGAGCGCATTGGAGCAGTCGCCGCCTGAATTGGCGTCCGATATCGCTGAGCGAGGTATTGTATTGACTGGCGGCGGCGCCCTGTTGCGTGGCCTGGACAGTTTGCTGACAGAAGAAACCGGCTTGCCGGTGATCGTTGCTGACGATCCGCTTACCTGTGTCGCAAGGGGCGGCGGTCGTGCGCTGGAAGTTATCGACAAACGCGGCAGTGGTCTATTCTTTATGGAATAA
- the gatA gene encoding Asp-tRNA(Asn)/Glu-tRNA(Gln) amidotransferase subunit GatA, translating into MLPHTISEIISGLRDKQFSSREITQDYLTRIKRLNPELNCFITITEDLALSQAEQADARLNAGEASILNGVPLAHKDVFCTEGVTTTCGSRMLERFVPPYESTVTRKFMEAGAVTLGKTNMDEFAMGSSNENSYFGPVRNPWDTERAPGGSSGGSAAAVAAGLCAAATGTDTGGSIRQPAAFCGLTGLKPTYGRVSRLGMVAFASSLDQGGPFARTAEDTALLMNVMAGHDPMDSTSALNPTEDYTSALAQPLTGVTIGLPKEYFSSQLNAELEKALQEAIKVYESLGASFKEVSLPHTELSVPAYYVIAPAECSTNLSRFDGVRYGHRCENPKNLEDLYQRSRSEGFGDEVKRRILIGTYALSAGYYDAYYRQAQKIRRLIKNDFVSALNEVDALLCPTTPDVAFKLGEKTSDPVQMYLEDIFTIPASLAGLPALGLPCGFKGGLPVGMQLIGNYFTESRLLNLGHQYQLNTDWHKRSPALGE; encoded by the coding sequence ATGTTGCCACATACTATTAGCGAGATCATAAGCGGACTCCGGGATAAGCAGTTTTCATCCCGTGAAATCACCCAGGATTACCTGACCAGAATCAAACGTCTCAACCCAGAATTGAATTGCTTCATCACCATTACTGAAGATCTGGCTCTCTCTCAGGCGGAGCAGGCAGACGCCCGTCTCAATGCAGGAGAAGCCTCTATTCTGAATGGCGTACCTCTCGCGCACAAAGACGTCTTCTGCACGGAAGGCGTGACGACGACATGCGGCTCCAGAATGCTGGAAAGATTTGTTCCGCCTTACGAGTCCACTGTCACCCGCAAGTTTATGGAAGCCGGTGCTGTCACATTAGGCAAGACCAACATGGACGAGTTCGCCATGGGCTCATCCAATGAGAACAGCTACTTTGGTCCGGTACGTAACCCTTGGGATACCGAGCGAGCGCCCGGCGGCTCTTCAGGTGGTTCCGCCGCAGCGGTTGCAGCCGGACTTTGCGCAGCGGCGACCGGCACAGATACAGGCGGATCAATTCGTCAGCCTGCCGCATTTTGCGGCCTGACTGGACTCAAACCAACTTACGGACGCGTATCTCGCCTCGGCATGGTAGCTTTCGCCTCAAGTCTGGATCAGGGCGGCCCTTTCGCCCGCACGGCGGAAGACACGGCGCTGCTAATGAATGTCATGGCCGGACACGACCCAATGGACTCCACCAGCGCCCTGAACCCCACGGAAGATTACACTTCAGCACTGGCGCAACCGCTGACTGGCGTCACTATCGGCTTACCAAAAGAATACTTCAGCAGCCAGCTCAATGCCGAGCTTGAAAAAGCGCTGCAGGAAGCGATAAAAGTGTACGAATCGCTGGGCGCTTCCTTCAAAGAAGTCTCCCTGCCCCATACAGAGCTGTCCGTACCCGCTTACTACGTTATCGCACCCGCAGAGTGCTCAACCAACCTGTCGCGTTTCGACGGTGTTCGCTACGGCCATCGCTGTGAGAATCCCAAAAATCTCGAAGATCTGTATCAACGCTCTCGATCCGAAGGTTTTGGGGACGAAGTAAAGCGCCGCATCCTGATCGGAACCTACGCACTGTCCGCTGGATATTACGACGCCTACTACCGGCAGGCGCAAAAAATCCGCCGCCTGATTAAGAATGATTTCGTGTCTGCGCTGAACGAAGTCGACGCGTTGTTATGCCCGACCACGCCCGATGTCGCCTTCAAACTGGGCGAGAAAACGTCAGACCCGGTACAGATGTATCTTGAGGACATCTTCACCATTCCCGCCAGCTTGGCTGGTCTACCTGCGCTTGGACTGCCTTGCGGCTTCAAGGGCGGCCTGCCCGTAGGAATGCAGTTGATCGGCAACTACTTTACTGAATCCCGGTTATTGAACCTGGGACATCAATATCAGTTGAACACTGACTGGCATAAACGCAGTCCGGCCCTGGGCGAATAA
- the rimO gene encoding 30S ribosomal protein S12 methylthiotransferase RimO: MSSSSGKVGFVSLGCPKNTVDSERILTQLRTEGYEISASYEDADVVLVNTCGFIDSAVQESLDAIGEALRENGKVIVTGCLGAKEDVIREVHPKVLAVSGPHAYSEVMNQVHQVAPKPEYNPFLNLVPDTGVKLTPKHYAYLKISEGCNHRCTFCIIPSFRGDLESRPIGDVLGEAQRLVNNGVKELLVISQDTSAYGVDTKYRTGFWEGRPVKTRMKELCDELGRMGVWVRLHYVYPYPHVDDVIPLMADGKILPYLDIPFQHASPSVLKNMRRPAHAEKVLHRIGRWREQCPDITLRSTFIVGFPGETEDDFQTLLDFLEEAQLDRVGCFKYSPVEGATANELPDPVEEAVKQERWERFMEVQQRISAGRLQAKIGKRMDVIVDEVVEEGAVCRSKADAPEIDGQVFLDNQTHLKPGDMVTVEIEDADEYDLWGRPV, from the coding sequence ATGTCCTCTTCTAGCGGCAAAGTGGGTTTCGTCAGCCTTGGCTGCCCCAAAAACACAGTAGACTCGGAGCGCATTCTGACGCAACTGCGTACGGAGGGGTACGAGATATCGGCCAGCTATGAAGATGCGGATGTCGTTTTGGTGAACACCTGCGGCTTTATCGATAGTGCTGTGCAAGAGTCTCTGGACGCTATTGGCGAGGCGTTGCGCGAGAACGGCAAAGTCATCGTGACCGGGTGTCTTGGCGCCAAAGAGGATGTGATCCGTGAAGTGCACCCGAAAGTGCTGGCGGTAAGTGGCCCGCACGCTTATTCGGAAGTGATGAACCAAGTGCATCAAGTGGCTCCGAAGCCTGAATACAACCCCTTCCTCAACCTTGTGCCCGATACTGGGGTTAAGCTCACGCCCAAGCATTATGCCTATCTGAAGATATCTGAAGGCTGTAACCACCGTTGTACGTTTTGCATAATTCCGTCCTTCCGCGGTGACTTGGAGAGCCGTCCTATCGGTGATGTGTTGGGCGAGGCGCAACGCCTGGTGAATAACGGCGTTAAAGAGTTGCTGGTGATCTCTCAGGACACCAGCGCTTATGGCGTGGATACTAAGTATCGCACTGGCTTTTGGGAAGGTCGCCCCGTAAAAACGCGAATGAAAGAGCTTTGTGACGAGCTTGGGCGCATGGGGGTTTGGGTGCGACTGCACTATGTGTATCCTTATCCCCATGTTGATGACGTCATTCCGTTAATGGCGGACGGTAAAATTCTTCCTTATCTGGATATTCCATTTCAGCACGCCTCTCCGTCTGTGCTGAAAAATATGCGTCGTCCAGCCCATGCAGAGAAGGTGCTGCACAGAATTGGCAGGTGGCGTGAGCAGTGTCCGGATATTACTCTGCGCTCCACCTTTATAGTCGGCTTTCCTGGGGAAACTGAAGACGATTTCCAGACGTTGCTCGACTTCCTTGAAGAAGCGCAGTTGGATCGAGTTGGATGTTTTAAATATTCTCCGGTGGAAGGCGCGACGGCGAATGAGTTGCCTGATCCTGTTGAAGAAGCTGTCAAACAGGAGCGCTGGGAGCGCTTTATGGAAGTGCAGCAGCGTATCAGCGCCGGTCGTCTGCAGGCGAAAATCGGCAAGCGTATGGATGTGATTGTGGACGAGGTGGTGGAAGAAGGGGCGGTTTGTCGTTCCAAAGCGGATGCGCCGGAAATCGACGGACAAGTGTTTTTGGACAACCAGACTCATCTGAAGCCGGGCGACATGGTTACGGTGGAGATAGAGGATGCGGACGAATATGACTTGTGGGGGCGTCCAGTATAA
- the gatC gene encoding Asp-tRNA(Asn)/Glu-tRNA(Gln) amidotransferase subunit GatC, with protein sequence MTIQSEQLETIAKLARLETPGDQVAKLTRDLGQILDFVEQMQKVDTSAVEPLSNPLEMTQRLRKDEVTESNQREKFQAIAPATENGLYLVPKVID encoded by the coding sequence GTGACTATCCAGTCGGAACAGTTGGAGACTATCGCCAAGCTAGCGAGATTGGAAACGCCCGGCGACCAAGTGGCGAAACTGACTCGCGACCTGGGACAGATTCTGGACTTCGTCGAGCAGATGCAGAAAGTGGACACCAGCGCTGTAGAGCCTCTGTCCAATCCGCTGGAAATGACTCAGCGACTGCGTAAAGACGAAGTGACGGAAAGCAATCAGCGTGAAAAGTTTCAGGCTATCGCGCCAGCCACCGAAAATGGCTTGTACCTGGTTCCCAAAGTCATCGATTGA
- the rng gene encoding ribonuclease G yields the protein MSEEILINVTPVETRVAVVENGMLQEVYIERSQRRGIVGNIYKGKVIRVLPGMEAAFIDIGLERAAFIHASDVTTVNPGEDRNGGNKHPDISSLLREGQSLVVQVTKDPIGAKGARLTTQLSIPSRYLVYMPDNNHIGISQRIEDDAERDRLKELIQLCVTTEDANSADGAGFIIRTAAEGVGSEELKSDILFLQKLWLSLREKIKTSPAPGPIYEDLPLYIRTLRDLVRPYTEKIRIDSRESFHKALKFVDEFVSEIRNKLEYYPGERPIFDLYSVEDELQKALSRKVQLKSGGYLIIDQTEAMTTIDVNTGAFVGHRNLEETIFKTNLEAARAIARQLRLRNLGGIIIIDFIDMEDEEHKRQVLRMLEKMLERDHAKTKISCVSELGLVEMTRKRTTESLGQMLCEPCPACDGRGTVKTAQTVCYEIFREILRINRTYDAQGYLVLAAQAVVDLLLDEQSDSVADLETFIGKRIRFQVEVMYTQEQFDVVLQ from the coding sequence ATGAGTGAAGAAATCTTAATCAACGTGACTCCGGTGGAAACTCGCGTCGCTGTCGTCGAGAACGGCATGCTGCAGGAAGTTTATATCGAAAGAAGTCAGCGGCGGGGCATTGTCGGCAATATCTACAAAGGCAAAGTCATCCGTGTATTGCCTGGTATGGAAGCGGCTTTTATTGATATTGGATTGGAGCGCGCAGCTTTCATTCATGCTTCGGACGTCACCACCGTGAACCCCGGAGAGGATCGCAACGGCGGCAATAAGCACCCCGATATCAGCTCTTTGCTGCGGGAAGGCCAGTCTCTGGTCGTTCAAGTCACCAAAGATCCAATCGGCGCCAAGGGCGCGCGTCTCACCACTCAGCTATCTATTCCGTCTCGTTATCTGGTTTATATGCCCGATAACAATCATATCGGAATCTCCCAGCGTATAGAGGATGACGCTGAGCGTGACCGTCTCAAGGAGCTTATTCAGCTTTGCGTCACCACTGAAGACGCCAATTCCGCCGATGGCGCTGGCTTTATCATCCGCACGGCCGCGGAAGGCGTCGGTTCGGAAGAGTTGAAATCCGATATCCTTTTCCTGCAAAAGCTTTGGTTGTCTTTACGGGAGAAGATCAAAACTTCACCGGCTCCCGGGCCGATATATGAAGATCTCCCGCTCTACATCCGCACTCTGCGCGACCTTGTTCGCCCCTATACCGAAAAAATACGCATCGACTCCAGAGAGAGCTTCCATAAGGCGCTGAAGTTTGTTGATGAATTCGTCTCTGAGATTCGCAATAAGCTGGAGTACTATCCCGGCGAGCGGCCGATTTTTGATTTGTACAGCGTTGAAGATGAGCTTCAGAAGGCGCTGAGTCGCAAGGTGCAATTGAAGTCTGGCGGCTACCTGATTATCGACCAGACTGAGGCGATGACGACCATTGACGTCAATACGGGCGCGTTTGTCGGGCATCGCAATCTTGAAGAGACCATCTTCAAAACCAATCTGGAGGCGGCGCGCGCCATTGCGCGACAGCTGCGGCTGCGAAACCTGGGGGGCATCATTATCATCGACTTCATTGATATGGAGGACGAGGAGCATAAGCGCCAGGTGCTGCGTATGTTGGAAAAAATGCTGGAGCGCGATCACGCCAAAACCAAAATCAGTTGCGTGAGCGAGTTGGGGTTGGTGGAAATGACTCGCAAACGCACCACTGAAAGTCTGGGGCAGATGCTGTGTGAGCCATGCCCTGCCTGTGATGGTCGCGGTACGGTCAAAACGGCGCAAACCGTGTGTTATGAAATCTTTCGTGAAATTTTGCGGATTAACCGCACCTATGACGCCCAGGGTTATCTAGTGTTGGCGGCGCAAGCAGTGGTGGATCTGTTGCTGGATGAGCAGTCCGACAGCGTCGCCGATCTGGAAACTTTCATTGGCAAGCGTATCCGCTTTCAGGTGGAAGTGATGTATACCCAGGAGCAGTTTGATGTTGTTCTGCAATAG
- a CDS encoding nucleoside triphosphate pyrophosphatase: MFDGNPGGRRLVLASGSPRRREMIAGLGCEFSIASADIDESVLPSEAAADYVERLAREKANTVFAERKDQQDIVVLGADTTVVAGGDILGKPVDFDDARAMLRRLSGTWHEVLTSVALVAAEGCKVTTTLSRVRFRELSEQEIQRYWDSGEPADKAGAYGIQGLAGSFVERVEGSYSSIVGLPLCETVVLLKEFGIKIWSD, from the coding sequence ATGTTTGACGGTAACCCTGGAGGGCGTCGCCTTGTGCTGGCGTCGGGATCTCCTCGTCGGCGCGAAATGATCGCCGGGTTGGGGTGTGAGTTTTCTATCGCCAGCGCGGATATTGATGAAAGCGTTCTGCCTTCTGAAGCAGCGGCGGATTATGTGGAGCGCCTCGCCAGAGAAAAAGCGAATACAGTATTTGCAGAGCGTAAGGATCAACAGGATATAGTGGTGTTGGGCGCTGACACCACGGTTGTGGCGGGAGGCGATATTCTCGGCAAGCCAGTTGATTTTGACGACGCCCGGGCCATGCTGCGCAGGCTTTCAGGGACATGGCATGAGGTGCTGACTTCTGTGGCCTTGGTGGCGGCGGAAGGTTGCAAGGTGACGACGACTTTGAGTCGGGTGCGATTTCGAGAGTTGTCCGAGCAGGAAATTCAGCGCTATTGGGATTCCGGTGAGCCAGCTGATAAAGCGGGCGCATACGGCATTCAGGGGTTGGCCGGGAGTTTCGTGGAGCGCGTGGAAGGCAGTTATTCATCCATTGTTGGGCTGCCTCTTTGCGAGACCGTCGTGCTGTTAAAGGAATTCGGAATCAAGATCTGGTCGGACTAA
- the gatB gene encoding Asp-tRNA(Asn)/Glu-tRNA(Gln) amidotransferase subunit GatB has protein sequence MEWEAVIGLEVHVQLATKSKIFSGAATTFGAEPNTQACAVDLAMPGMLPVMNEEAVRMAVMFGLAIGAEINTRSVFDRKNYFYPDLPKGYQISQLDHPTVKQGKLDIQLESGEKKTINVTRAHLEEDAGKSLHEDFHGMTGIDLNRAGTPLLEIVSEPELRSAKEAVAYLRKLHSIVTYLGISDGDMSQGSMRCDCNVSVRPKGQEEFGVRTEIKNVNSFRFVEKAIQGEIERQIDLIENGGKVKQETRLYDADKDNTRSMRSKEFANDYRYFPDPDLLPIEIDEAYIEAVRDALPELPEQKLARFCSEYGLSDYDAGVLVSSRAQADYFEAANKIAGDAKLTANWIMGELAKRLNQNSLDISQSPVAAEGLGKLLLRLKDNTINGKAAKDVLEAMWNGEGEADEIIEKKGLIAVTDDGAIEAFVDEVLANNAAQVEQYKAADEAKRGKMIGFFVGQTMKISKGKANPQQVNEILAKKLS, from the coding sequence ATGGAATGGGAAGCGGTTATCGGGCTGGAAGTTCATGTTCAGCTCGCCACCAAATCCAAAATATTCTCCGGCGCAGCCACCACTTTTGGCGCAGAGCCAAACACTCAGGCTTGCGCTGTAGATCTGGCCATGCCTGGCATGCTGCCGGTAATGAACGAAGAAGCCGTGCGCATGGCGGTGATGTTCGGCCTGGCCATCGGTGCCGAAATCAACACACGCTCGGTCTTCGATCGCAAAAACTATTTCTACCCTGATCTGCCCAAAGGCTATCAAATCAGCCAGCTGGACCACCCAACCGTCAAGCAGGGCAAATTGGACATCCAGCTTGAGAGTGGCGAGAAGAAGACGATCAACGTCACTCGCGCCCACTTGGAAGAAGACGCCGGAAAAAGCCTGCATGAAGACTTTCACGGCATGACCGGCATCGACTTAAACCGCGCAGGGACCCCCTTACTGGAAATTGTATCTGAGCCAGAACTTCGCAGCGCCAAAGAGGCGGTCGCGTATTTGAGAAAGCTGCACTCCATCGTCACCTATCTGGGTATCTCCGATGGCGACATGTCCCAGGGGTCCATGCGCTGCGACTGCAACGTTTCCGTTCGTCCAAAAGGTCAGGAAGAGTTTGGCGTTCGCACAGAGATCAAAAACGTCAACTCCTTCCGTTTTGTCGAAAAGGCCATTCAAGGTGAAATTGAAAGGCAAATCGACCTAATAGAAAATGGCGGCAAGGTCAAACAGGAGACGCGCCTGTATGATGCGGACAAAGACAACACTCGCTCCATGCGCAGCAAGGAATTCGCCAACGATTACCGCTATTTTCCAGACCCTGATCTGTTGCCCATAGAAATAGACGAAGCCTATATAGAAGCTGTTCGTGACGCCCTCCCAGAGCTACCAGAGCAAAAGCTGGCCCGTTTCTGCTCTGAGTACGGCTTATCTGATTACGATGCAGGCGTACTAGTTAGCTCACGCGCACAAGCGGATTACTTTGAAGCCGCAAACAAAATTGCCGGCGACGCCAAACTGACAGCGAACTGGATAATGGGAGAACTGGCCAAACGCCTGAACCAGAACTCTCTGGATATATCTCAATCTCCCGTCGCCGCTGAAGGGCTTGGCAAGCTGCTGCTGCGCTTGAAAGACAACACCATCAACGGCAAAGCCGCCAAGGATGTGCTTGAAGCCATGTGGAACGGCGAAGGCGAAGCAGATGAAATCATTGAGAAGAAAGGCCTGATAGCCGTTACTGACGACGGCGCCATTGAAGCTTTTGTTGATGAGGTCCTGGCGAATAACGCTGCCCAAGTCGAACAATATAAAGCCGCAGATGAAGCTAAACGCGGAAAAATGATCGGTTTCTTTGTCGGCCAAACAATGAAAATCTCAAAAGGCAAAGCCAACCCGCAACAGGTGAACGAGATACTCGCCAAAAAGCTGAGTTAA
- the mreD gene encoding rod shape-determining protein MreD, protein MPRDEFRPVLFVFTLFLAFCVSLIPLGGYAAYFRPESICMVMFYWTLKHPGACGILVGWCVGLLWDVLMGSTLGVHALALALQAYLVLTMLQRLQMFPLIQQSFVVFIIVGIVLMLFRWINGMLAQPATDMAYLIGALTSALLWPLFSLLMEKLENV, encoded by the coding sequence ATGCCCAGAGATGAGTTTCGCCCAGTCTTGTTCGTATTCACCCTGTTCCTGGCGTTTTGCGTCAGCCTGATTCCTTTGGGTGGCTACGCTGCTTATTTCAGGCCCGAGTCCATATGCATGGTGATGTTTTACTGGACGTTGAAGCATCCCGGCGCTTGCGGCATTCTGGTTGGATGGTGCGTAGGGCTGCTATGGGACGTGTTGATGGGAAGCACTTTGGGCGTGCATGCGCTGGCGCTGGCGCTACAAGCCTATCTAGTGTTGACGATGCTGCAACGACTGCAAATGTTCCCTCTGATTCAGCAGTCATTTGTTGTGTTCATTATTGTAGGCATCGTACTAATGCTGTTCCGCTGGATTAACGGCATGCTTGCCCAGCCCGCGACGGATATGGCCTATTTAATAGGGGCCCTGACTTCGGCGCTGTTGTGGCCATTGTTTTCGCTATTGATGGAAAAACTGGAAAATGTTTGA